TTTTCGCTTTATCAACATTAACCCCTAAATGCCGTGCTTCAGAGTCACCTAACAATAAGGCATTAAGTGTATTAGCATAGCGAGGCAGCACCAAGGCAACAGCAGCCACGACTACTGCCATAGACCACACATTAAGCCAACTGGCAGCACCTAGACTGCCCATTTGCCAGAAAATAATGCTTCTAAGCTGGTTATCATCCGCCAGATAATTAATCAGCCCTATTCCTGCCATGGCAAATGCATTAATGGCAATACCAGCCAATAACATAGTGGCTACCGAAGTGCCGTATGGACTTGTACCAATCTTGAAAACCAGCCAAGTTGCTGCCAGTCCACCTAAAAATGCTGCTATTGTCGTAGCCCAATGCGCATAGCCAGCAGGCCAGATGCTCTCAAATAAAATAGCCAATGCTGCTCCCACCGCTGCACCACTGGATACGCCAATTATTGCTGGGTCAGCTAATGGATTTCGAAATAACCCTTGCATCAAGGCACCACTAACAGCTAATGCAGCACCAATTAATGAGGCCAGCAATACTCTAGGTGTACGGATGGATTCGATAATTAGTTGGTTTTGAGAAAAGGCATCACTTGTTGAGGCTAGAGAAAAGCCTAAATTATTTAAAGCTGTGTTGACTACATCTGCCATACTGATCGGCACAGCACCATAAGCAATTCCTAACAATAAAAAAACAGGTAGAGCCACTGCCAGAACTACAATCACTGACAGGGCTTTTTGAGATCGCTTCATAAGTAATAATTGTTACCTCTCGTTGGAGGCTATCTCAAACCCTGAATTAGATTTATGGAACTTGCACAATCGCAGAATGTAGCTCAGGGTAAGCTTCCCCTGCTAATTTTTGTGCCGCCGCCAAAATACGCAGCCCAATACCACCGACCAATAAACTACTGTCTACAGTAATAATTCGGTTGTTTTTAGCAGCGGGCGTTTCTTTTAAACCGGGCTGTAATGCCAGTAATTTCTCTAAGCTGCTGTTATTTTTCAGCATATGATCTGGCACAATGATCACTTCAGGTGCCATTACTATAAGGCTTTCGCTGGTTAATTGGCGATAACCTTTAATCGACTTTGCTGCCGGATTTAATAAACCAGCTAGCTCCATTAATGTATTAGCGGATGTATCAGTTCCCGCAACCATTGGCGAACGGCCGCTATGCTGAACTAAAAATACAGCCTTTCGCGGTTTTTCTACTGCTTTTAGCTGTTCGCTTAACTGTTGCTGGCTTACATTTATCTCTGCTAACAGCACTTGCCCTTGCGCATCTTTACCCACTAATCTTGCAACCCGAGCTATTCGCTCCTTTAATGCTTCTACCGTTACTGCTGTCGGCAACTGTTGTACATTAACCTTTAGTTTTTGTAGTTGCTGAATAACATTAGGTGGCCCCATTTCTTCCGAGCCAAGCAACAAGGTAGGCTTTAGGCTTAACACCCCCTCCAAAGACAAACTACGGTGATAACCTATTTTAGGTAATTGATTGGCTAACTTTGGATATACACTACTAGTGTCTACTGCAATTAAGTCATCTTGCACGTCTAACGCATAAATTAGTTCGGTCATGGCACCACCCGCTGAAATAATTCTCTGCTGGGCTTGAGACAAAGTAGAAAAAACAATACCGAGGATTAAAGCGGTTAATTTGGCTTTCATTATTCCCTCTGCATAACAATGTCAGCCACAGCAATTTCATTTTCCTGCAAATAAGCCAACAGTTTTAGGAGCTGTTCTGCCTGAGCTTGTTTATCTGCAGCAACAGTGACTTTATCCAATTTGTTTTGCTGTAGCTTTTCATCAAGCACTTTGGTTAATGCTTCCCACTCAGTAAAAGTGGCGGATTCAATTTGCCAGCCAGTGCCATCTTTAAGTACCGCTATTTCGATAGGGTTTGGCTTTTTTTGCGGCTCTAGTGATTCAGATGCAGCAGCGGGCAAGTCAATTGGCAACAATAGCTGAGCACTGTTTGCAGTAAGCAGGAAAAACACTAGTACAATAAACAGTACGTCCAGCAGTGAGGTTAAATCAGGCAAAAATGAGCCGGATGACTGATCGTCATCATTGGAAAACTGAATCATGCTGCAGCCTTCAGTTTTTCGCTTGAACCCTCTTCAAGCACGCCTTCTTCATGCTCTTTCACCATCATTTGGCAGTGAAATTCATTAAGCCAATGCTGAATCCGCTGACAATAGCTATTACTCCAAATATAAAACAGTTGTGCACCAACAATAGCCGGAACCGCAATTACCAAACCAAATGCAGTGGTATACATGGCCTGCCATAAACCATCGGCAAGAATATTGGGTGTTACTGGACCTTGATGTTGAGCTACGCCTTTAAACATCACGATCATACCTAAAATGGTACCTAGCAACCCCAGTAGCGGACTCACCATACCAATTAATTGCAATAATTTTAGGTGCGCTGTATTGGTCTGGTGCTGCTTCGCCAACCAACAAGATAACTGTTGCTCTCGAACCGCCGTTTTGCCTTGATACTCGTTAAGTAGCTTGATGCCAAGAGCAATACCGCGCGGCTTCTTTTGCAACCAAGCCGGTTGCTCACCCACATTATTTTTCCAACGATTCAACAACGCAGACAATTTATTGTCTGGTATTAGTGGTAATAATAGGAAATAAATAAACCGCTCTAGAATCAAAGCGATCATCAGTAGCGAGCAAAATCCTAGAGGATATAACATCCAGCCCATGGCATTTAGGGCTTGTTGGAAATAGCTAAAACTTTCGATATTCATAAATGAGTCATTATTAGTTAAGTTTAAATTCGACAGGGACCTCAAAAGTAGAAGTAACAGCTCTACCAGCCAGCATTTGGGGAACAAACTCGGAGCGCTTAATCGCCTTAACTGCAGCTCTATCTAATAAGGGGTAGCCCGAGCTTTTCTTAACAGAAACCTTTTCATTCACACCATTAGGACTTAATACAACCTCTATAATCACCTTACCTTGCTGATTTCTGCGTAATGCCCTAGAAGGATAATCAGGCTTCACCTTCCGCTTGTAATCAGGTCTGGAAGTAACAACTTTTTCATTCATCCCAAAAGATTTTTTTGCCACCACAGGTGTTGTGCTTGCCTCTTGCACCCGCTTTTGTGGCTTTTTAATAGGCTTTTCAGTTTTTTTAGCAACCACTGGTTTAGGTGTTTTTGGCTTGGGTTTAGGCTTAGCTTTTGCGACTTTTACGGGTGGTTTCTTTGCAGGTTTTGGCTTAACTATTTTCTTCGCTGGCTTTTTAGCAGGTACTTTCTTACTAATAGGCTTAGGTGTGGGTTTTGGTTCAACTTTAGCAATTTCTTTTTGAGGCTCAGGTTTCGGTTGTTCTTGAGCTTCAACAGGCTGAACTACACGCTGCTTAAAAGATACATGCTGGAGTTTCAGTGGCGCACTCAACGCCGCCATTGCCCTTGGTTTAACTTCTGGTTGTTGCTGAGCATACAACCAAAGCCAACCATGCAATAGAACTGAAACACTTAACGCAAACAGCAACAACTGGTTCATAACCAACTTTATCAAAATCAACTTAATGATAATGATTATTAACTACAAGAACACGCAAATCAATAGTGAACCCTCATGAGGGTTCACGTTATTTAGGGATTAACTGCTAGATATAGACTGGTAGATACGTGCAAAGATGCCATTAAAACTTATAACTCACCGCCACTTTGGCATTAACCCCTGATTCATCCAGCTGCGAGAATGCAGTTCGATAATGACGATCAGTGACATTATCTATACCAAAGTCTACCCGTAGCCCTTCCAGTTTTTTCTGACTAGGCATCCAGCTAAGATAAACATCTGTCACTGTATAGCCATCATAATTAGACTGAGAGTTACCTACTGGCACTTGATCTTGATTCTTAGCATGAGTCACCCTTACCCCTGCCGTAACATCACCTTGTAAAAAATAACGTTCTAATCCAACCACCGTTTTATCAGCAGGAATATTCTGTAAATATTGGCCACTGTCTTTGTCTTTACCGCGGGTACGGCCATAGGAAAAATTAACCCCGTAATCATCCATCTTATACTGGGAATCGAACTCATAGCCATTTAGTTCAGCATCGCGAACATTCACAAAAGTGGTGGTAAATCTTTCAACATCCTGCTCAATGTAGTTATCCACATCATTTTTAAAATAAGTCAGCCGCATACTTAAAATATCGCCTTGGCTAAGCAAATCATTAAATTTAAAGCGAGCACTAAGCTCTTTATTTTTGGCTTCTTCGGGCTTCAAGTTAGGATTTGGCACAAATACATTGCCATGGAAGTGAGTGCCAAAAACGTACAACTCTTGTAGGCTTGGTGCCCTAAAAGCCTCATCATAAAGTGCATGAAGGGTTAACCACTCAAATAGGTTATAGCTAATTGCCAGTGACTTAGATAACTCATTTTCGGTTTGATCTTTACCCACTGAACTGTCGTCTGGTCTGTTATCAAACTGATCAAAACGAAGACCTGGCTGTATCGTCCAGTAGTCACCCAAAGGAATGGCTAGCTTGGTAAATACGCCCCATACCGTGCTCCGTCCATCAGTAAATTCCGGCCGATCTGCTCCGTTTCGCTTACCTTCAACCCGATCCTGGTAATAGTCCAACCCATAAGTCCAATCCACCCAGCTGAGCTCAGAGGTATTAACAAGTGAAAGACCCGTAGTGCTATAACGAATGGAGTCGTGCCTTGGTGCACCTGTTTTCTTAAACTCATTAAGTTTGGTGTAATTATGATAAAGGGTGGCATTTACATTTACCCAGTCGTTATATTCTGGATTTAATTCATAGCCAACCACCCAATTATTTTGCTCGATTTTACGCTCAACTAAAGGGTTTGACCGGGAAATGTCTACCCCAGGGTTAGATGGAACCCCCTCATCAATATGATTCATATGATAAGTAAACTTCAGCATTTCATCTTCAGACAAATGCCAACGCCATTTAGCTAACCCACCCTTATGTCGAGATGCAGAGTTTTCTAAGTCTTTACCACTCCCTAGCCTTAGCTCATTACTATCTGTATAAAATGTACTGAGTAAATAATCGGTATTACCTAAGCGCCCTGCTAATGTCGTATTATTACGGTTGTCATGATCTGCTGACTGATAAGCTTGCTTTACTTTAACTGCAAAGTTTTCATCTGGATCTAAAATGTCATCAGCATCAATGGTTGTTAGACCAATAGCCCCGCCAATTGCGCCACTACCCCATAGTGAGCCTGATGCACCTTTAACTACTTCAACTGACTTCAATAACTCTGGCTCGATAAAAAATAACCCACGATGACCACTATCACTGAAGTTTTGCCGAGCACCATCAATCACTTGCACAATTCGGCGTTCACTTAAGCCACGAATATTCACCCGCTGTGAGGTTTTCCTTGGCCCAGCTGATACTTGCACATTCGACAAGTGCTTTACGGTATCAGCAATACTATCCGGCTGCTGTAGTGAAATAGACTCGCTATCGACCTGATCTACGGATTTAGGCTCTTTCTGGGCAGTTGTTTCTGAACGTGTGGCGGTTACCACTACCTCATCAAATGTGACTTTTTGACTGGCCCAACTAGAAACGCTAACAGCTAGTGCACTGGCTAAAGCAGTGAGCTGCCAAAATGGCTGCTCTGGCATTGGAATATCCCCCAGATATTGGATAGAAATAACTCACTGAAGCGTATACTCCAGTGATTATGCTAAGTGAGTAGCAGCATAATGAACACAAACACAAATGATAATTATTATTATTTGCAAGTCAATATCATTCTGAGCTGGATGCAATCTTTTGGGGAAGGGACAGTGAGTTTTATTAATTACTGATTAATTTAGGTACAATCTGGCAAGCGAGAAACTATAGGAGTTCGTGTGATCAAGCTGTGCCATTTAGATGACATCAATGAAGGGGAAAGCCGCGGCTTTAAAAGTGGTGAGTACAATGTATTTGCAGTTAAAAAACAGGGGGAAGTTTACCTTTACCACAACAGCTGCCCCCACTTGGGCATTAGTTTGGAATGGATGCCAGACCAATTTTTAGATGTGGAAGGTAGTTTGATTCAGTGTGCTACTCATGGTGCTTTGTTTTTAATAGAGTCTGGTGAATGTATAGCAGGCCCCTGTCAAGGAGACTGTCTACTACCCTGCCCGTTTTCAGTCCAACAAGATGGACAGATCTACATCCAGATTACGACGTAAGCCGTCATAAACAGGTAATGGCTTAACCAGTTCAATTTGCTCAGAAGATAGCTCAGCCTGATAAGCAATCACCTCAACGCTAGATTTAATCGCTTCTCGTAACAACTCACTGTAAGTTGGGTCAATAGCATCAGCAGGAGCCACTTTCTCAATGCCATGGTGCTGTACACAAAATAACAAAACCGCACGGTGGCCAACTTTCACCATTTCCATCAGCTCGCGGATATGTTTGGCACCTCGGGTAGTGACTGCATCAGGGAAGACACCCCAACCATCTCCAATGGCCAATGTGACATTTTTAACCTCTACATAACAGTCCGCTAAACCTTGTCCTTTTAACAAAAAGTCTATGCGGCTGTTCTCCTTGCCATAACGAACTTCTTTATTAATTTCGCTATAGCCTTGTAATTCGTTTATTACGCCCTTATCTATAGCTTCCCTGACCAGATGATTCGCCAGGCCAGTGTTGATGCCTGCCAAGTAGTGGTCAATTGAGCCATCTTGGTGAGTAATAGGTGTTTCTACTATTTCCCAGGTATGAGGATACTTTCTCTTCGCCTGGTTAGATTTAGAAAACCAAACTTTACTGCCTGGCTGGCAACAGTTTTTCATTGAGCCGGTATTGGGGCAGTGAATGGTGATTTGCGAGCCATCTGCTAACTCGATATCTGCTAAAAAGCGTTTATAGCGCTTTATGAGAACGCCTTGTTGGCAAGTTGGAGTGAACTTCAAGCTAATATCCCTTGATTGAATTCAATCAAATGTGTGCAGTCTAACGATAAATCGACCATACTAGTTAAGTTGGCAGCAGTTCACAACACTTGGTAATAAAGGAGCAGCTTTTTATCACTTTGATAATTTAGGGAAGCACAGCTTCCACAAATAAATCAGTAGCTTCCTTTTAAGCTATCTGGTAGTTTCTCCGCTCCTAAAAGGAATTTATCCGGTTGGGGCGGGCAGATGAGCCAAAGTGACATAGCCAGCTGCTGATCGATGGGAAAATTTCTTGAATGTGAGGCTGTAAAAATATGTCAGCACAAAATAAGACAGACACCGGCAACCTGTTAAAAAGCTTCACTCCTTACCAAGCGAAAGAGGGTGAGGAATATATGAATGAGAAGCAGCTTGCCCACTTTGCAGGCATCTTGCAAACCTGGAAAACAGAGCTGATGGAAGAGGTTGACCGCACCGTCTCCCATATGAAAGATGAAGCAGCCAACTTTCCTGACCCTGCCGACCGCGCTAGCCAAGAAGAAGAGTTTAGCCTTGAGCTAAGAACGCGCGACCGCGAACGTAAGCTAATCAAAAAGATTGAAAAAACCTTAGAGCGAATTGAAGGCGACGATTACGGCTTTTGTGACGCCTGCGGTGTAGAGATTGGTATTCGCCGGCTAGAAGCAAGACCCACAGCGACACTATGCATCGACTGCAAAACTTTAGCTGAAATCAAAGAGCGTCAAACAGGCATCTAATTTCGAACACTATTATTTAGCAAATACACAATATGCCATGGTCTTTCTACACCATGGCTTTTCTATTCCATGGTATAGTCGCTTTTAACAGCAAGATTTTGAATACTTGCTAGCCAGCCGAACAACTGGGTAAGATAGCCAAGAAAAATTATTTTAAAATTCATTAGCTTAATGATTCACTAAAAAGACAATTTGTTACTAAGTGAATGACTGCCCCACAATATATTGGACGTTTTGCCCCATCCCCTACTGGCCCACTCCACTTTGGCTCGCTAGTCAGCGCTGTTGCCAGCTACCTTGATGCCAAAGCCAACCAAGGCCAATGGCTGATTCGGATTGAAGATATTGATCCGCCCCGCGAACAACCCGGCGCTACTGACTTAATTCTAAAAGCCCTTGACGTCTATGGTTTGAGCTGGGATGGGCCGGTGGTTTATCAGTCACAACGAAGTGAGCTTTATAAAGCTGCCTTAGCAAGTTTGCAAGCTGAGGGTTTTAGCTTCTTTTGTACCTGTTCACGTAGGCAGCTAACAGGCCAGCCGGTTTATCCTGGCCATTGTCATGACAAAACCTTAGAGCCCGATGATGATCATTCAATCAAGGTAAAAACCGCCAGCTATAAAGTAATATTTGACGACCTTATTCAAGGAATTCAGCAATGTCAGTTCGGTGTTGATGACGGAGACTTTGTAGTATTTCGTAAAGATGGCTTATTTGCCTATCAACTTGCCGTCACCGTAGATGACCAAGATCAGGGAATTACCCATATTGTCAGAGGCTCAGACCTGCTAACATCCACCCATAAACAATGCCTGCTACAGCAGTATTTAAACTATCAAACCCCTTACTATGCTCACCACCCAGTTATAAAAAAAACAGATGGTAGCAAGCTCAGCAAACAGACTTTTGCCAAGCCTCTCCCTCTAGATATGCCTGCTCCACAGCTGCTACAAGCTTTGGTGGCACTAGGACAAAAGCCTCCTCTAGCACTAGCCGATGGCTCTGTAAGTGAAATCCTTGAATGGGGCATACAGCACTGGCAACTAAAAAAAGTACCTAACGAAATGGGAATACCTGAAGACTCGTTACAGAAGAGGCAATATAAAGATTAAAACTCCAACAATTTTAATACTTGTTGTGGCCTGATGTTCGCTTGAGCCAATACCGAAATAGAAGCTTGCTGTAATAACTGTGCTTTTGCTAGATTGGCCGTCTCTTGGGCAAAATCAGCATCTCGAATTCTCGAAACTGCGGAGGCCAGCTTCTCTCGTTGATTTAACAAATTATCGACGCTGGAAACAAAGCGATTGTGCAAGCCGCCTAGTTGCGCTTGCTGAAAAGCCAGGCGCTGAAGACTATTATCAACTGCTGTGAGCACCAGACTTGCCCCATCGACAGTAGCAATACTAGCAAACTTCAGCGGTATACTATCCGCTAGATCACCAAACTCACCTACGCTAAAGCCCGCATTAGCAATACCACCAGATGCCGTCGTTGAGCTCAACGTGATTTTACCTGCCGATATCAGCTCAATAGCACTTAAATGCGGGTTGTTATTATTAATCACATTGGGGCTAGGTGGTTCGACAGTTGAAAAGCCTGCCTCTGCAATATTGGCCGTTTCATTTTCAAACACGATATTCCGGCCATCAGCTGCTTCTAACCGAAATGAGGGGCCAATACTCCCTGCAGCAAAGTGCGGGTCCACCACAAACTCAGCCACCACCCCTGTCACTCCAGTATGCTGATTGACTGAGCCAACCACCTTGCGAGCAATATCTTCCGCTGAATCTGAGGCACTGAAGTTAATTTCAACAGTTACTCCATTAATATCAACCGACTCTTGGCGGGCATTGCCTGGCGTAATGGTATAACCAATCACAACATTAGGTAGTGCTCTAGCAACCACCCCAGTTTGGTCACTCACCGCGTTAATGGCTGCTGCTTTGGCAATAGCGCTGGCACTTTTCGCTGTTGAAGAGGCATTGTCATCCAAACTGGAAGAAGCACCGACAGATACTCCGTTAATCACCAAGTCACCAGCTGCTAAAGCTTGATCAGTAACTCGCCGGCCAATCGCCCCACTATTACTACCACTAAAAGTGCCAGGCCGCAGACCCGTAATTAAGTGGCTATCACGAAATCGCTGATCAAGTACAATAGGCGAGCCTGTTTGGGAAACCAAAGTAAAAGTACCGGAATAAACCTGTGAGGCACCACTATTGCCCACCCCCACTGCGGCTGAAATACCCGAAAAATTATCATCGTACTGAATATTTCTGCCATCAGCGGCAACCAACGTAATCCCGGTATTGATGTTACCTGTATCAACTGCTGTTACCTGAGTTAGTCCAGCAGAACCATTGATAGCATCTGCAACGTTTTGGCGGTTAACATCCGCCGATTGTCCAGAGTCTGTCGCTACATTAATGGCTACGCCGTTGATATTGATAGTGGTTGCGGCAACGGTGGCATTGGTTGCAGATGGGCCAGAGTAACCAACTGTATTGGCATCAACTCGGGCTGCCACTCCAGTAAAAGAAGAGGCCCGATTTATGGCTACAGCTTTAGCTATAGCACTGAACTCTGGGTTTGCAGTAGATAACGCATCATCTACCGCCAACGAGTCACCAATTTCAACCCCATTAATAATCACATCACCCCGAACAAAGGAGGAAGTAGTCAGGGCAACATTAGCTGACGAAATACCGGCTGTAAGTGAAGTACCTAACGAAGCTGTGGTAGTACTTGGAATAGTGACCCGAACAACTTCTCCCAGATCAGTACCTGACTGAATAATATGGTGAGTAAAACTGCCATCCAGTAATTTCTGACCATTAAAACTTGAGTTTGCTGCAGCAGTTTGTATTTCCTGAATTAACTGCTGTGCCTCTTCATCTAACGCTGCACGATCAACATCATCATTATTGCCATTTGCCGACTGCAAGGCTAACTCCCGAATCCGCAATAACAAGCTGGTGATTACCCCTAAAGTTCCCTCAGCAGTTTGCAGCAAAGAAATACCATCATTAGCATTACGCACACTGGCAAACGTGCTGAAAATGGTTGTATCAAACTGTATGGTATTAGCAAATCCTGCTGGATTATCTCTGGCACCATTGATGCGTAATCCCGAAGCCAGCCGCTCAAGAGCCGTATCCTGGGCCCGCTGGCTTTGATCTACATGCCGTTGCACCAGCAAAGAAGTAAGGTTGGTATTTAAAGACTGCACCATAATCCACCCACCCCGGCAGATATGACAAAAACTTTAACATTTTGTAAGAATAGATGAGATTAAAGTGCAGCAATAAAAAAACCGCCCATTCTGGCGGTTTTTTTATTTAAAAGTTATGACTGCTAATTACACTGAGGCTTTTGATGCATTACTTCAGCAAATGCATCAAAAAGATCTTTACCTGTGGGGTTAGTGTAATTTGATGGGAACATTGATAACCCATAGCTGCGATATTTAGACCAGGTTACAGGCATTGCAGCTTCGTTAGTTACATGGCGGATAACCAATTTATCGTAAGCTTGTAATGCTTTATCAATTTTACTTCGATTATTAGTGCCATGCGCTTTTAACGCTAATAAATATTTTTTCACGTCATGAACAAAGTTTTCTTGATGATGTTTTTCTGGAGCTAAATCACCTTGAATACCTTTTAAGCTACAAACAAACTGATCAACTTTACTTGCATCAAATAACGTCTTTGATTTTTGCGTAGCATAGCCCTCTTTCCAAGCTGCTGAGTGATATGCATAACGTAGTTCTTTAATATTATTTAAGTAGTTAGTCGTCATTTGCTGAAGACTTAGTTTTTTACTAAATGCTTCTGGATAATGATGCTCTGGATACACTTCTCGATGAAATGGACTACCTTCTTTTGATTTGATGCCACCAGACATAAACTCTGATGCTAAAATATATTCTGCGTAAGGGGAAAAGTTACTGATATTAGCCCAAAATGCTTCATTACATAATGTAGACAAATCTAGCAGCGCTAGTTTTTGACCCGAGATAGTTTTAATATACTTTAACAGTTCTCTAGCATCTTCAGCTAGCAGTCTTCTTTCAAATAAACTGCCTTTATTCGGCCCACCATGCCCTCTTACTAAAAAGCTAAAGCGCAAGTTTTTATTAGGGTTAGCTTGCTTTTCTTTGGCTACTACTTTATCCAAGTATTTTTTGAAAAATGTTAGCAGCTGTTTGCTGTGCTGTTTTTCTAACTGCTCATCGCTACGATCATGTTTGTGTAATATTGATTGTTGCAACATAATATTTTGAGGCTCTAACGAACGATTTTGCTGCCACTTTTCATCGTTTCCTAAGTCATAACCTTCAACTTTATCTAAATAAATAACTGCATTGTAGAGTTTAAAATCACCTTTTTCACGAACATCACTTTGGCCTTCCCAACCTCTATTTTCATACTGCCCCCATAAATTGACAGAAATCATGATGTCGCGAATATCTTTATTCTGCGTAGGCTTTTTCGTTGGTGTAGTTGTTGTGTTTGGCTTTTCTGATTTAACCCACTGCCATTGCTGGTTTGGCCCACCATGAAATTGCCATACTCCAATCGCTTGACGGTCAGCATAGTAATCTAAGGCCATGTAAGGATTGCTTTGGTTATGCAAGCTGTTTCCTGACCAGCGCCAGCGCTGATACATTTCTGAATTACACTGAGCAATATAGGCAGTTTTGTTGTAAGTCACATTACGCCCAACCTCTAAACACTTATCTGGTGCATGCTTGGGGTGAAGCCGACCTAAACTATCCATTAACCATTGCTGATTAGCATTTTCATGACAGCTATAGGGGATGACAGGGGTTTTATTTGCTGTTTGTGCACCAAATACATCAAGGCAAAGCCCTGTGCCAGACTTGAGTTGTTGATATTCCGCAGCATTAACAGCCTGAACAGCAGATACAGACAGGCTAAGAACCATTGTTGGTAGTAAATAACTTGCTTTCATTGGTGAGTCTCTATTTTGTTTTGAACGTTTGATAAAAATCAGCTGTGCGAAATTTAAACAAAACAGAAAAAGAAAAGTGTGAAGCCAGTCTGAAGAATGGTCATTTTTTACACAGTGTTTACATTTTTAGAGATATGTCGACTATTTCTGAAAGACGGCTATTTCCTAATAGCATAAAAACACTCGAAAGGTGGGTAGAGGTATTTAGTTTC
This genomic interval from Spartinivicinus ruber contains the following:
- a CDS encoding energy transducer TonB encodes the protein MNQLLLFALSVSVLLHGWLWLYAQQQPEVKPRAMAALSAPLKLQHVSFKQRVVQPVEAQEQPKPEPQKEIAKVEPKPTPKPISKKVPAKKPAKKIVKPKPAKKPPVKVAKAKPKPKPKTPKPVVAKKTEKPIKKPQKRVQEASTTPVVAKKSFGMNEKVVTSRPDYKRKVKPDYPSRALRRNQQGKVIIEVVLSPNGVNEKVSVKKSSGYPLLDRAAVKAIKRSEFVPQMLAGRAVTSTFEVPVEFKLN
- a CDS encoding MotA/TolQ/ExbB proton channel family protein produces the protein MNIESFSYFQQALNAMGWMLYPLGFCSLLMIALILERFIYFLLLPLIPDNKLSALLNRWKNNVGEQPAWLQKKPRGIALGIKLLNEYQGKTAVREQQLSCWLAKQHQTNTAHLKLLQLIGMVSPLLGLLGTILGMIVMFKGVAQHQGPVTPNILADGLWQAMYTTAFGLVIAVPAIVGAQLFYIWSNSYCQRIQHWLNEFHCQMMVKEHEEGVLEEGSSEKLKAAA
- the sfsA gene encoding DNA/RNA nuclease SfsA; this translates as MKFTPTCQQGVLIKRYKRFLADIELADGSQITIHCPNTGSMKNCCQPGSKVWFSKSNQAKRKYPHTWEIVETPITHQDGSIDHYLAGINTGLANHLVREAIDKGVINELQGYSEINKEVRYGKENSRIDFLLKGQGLADCYVEVKNVTLAIGDGWGVFPDAVTTRGAKHIRELMEMVKVGHRAVLLFCVQHHGIEKVAPADAIDPTYSELLREAIKSSVEVIAYQAELSSEQIELVKPLPVYDGLRRNLDVDLSILLD
- the dksA gene encoding RNA polymerase-binding protein DksA — encoded protein: MSAQNKTDTGNLLKSFTPYQAKEGEEYMNEKQLAHFAGILQTWKTELMEEVDRTVSHMKDEAANFPDPADRASQEEEFSLELRTRDRERKLIKKIEKTLERIEGDDYGFCDACGVEIGIRRLEARPTATLCIDCKTLAEIKERQTGI
- a CDS encoding FecCD family ABC transporter permease, with protein sequence MKRSQKALSVIVVLAVALPVFLLLGIAYGAVPISMADVVNTALNNLGFSLASTSDAFSQNQLIIESIRTPRVLLASLIGAALAVSGALMQGLFRNPLADPAIIGVSSGAAVGAALAILFESIWPAGYAHWATTIAAFLGGLAATWLVFKIGTSPYGTSVATMLLAGIAINAFAMAGIGLINYLADDNQLRSIIFWQMGSLGAASWLNVWSMAVVVAAVALVLPRYANTLNALLLGDSEARHLGVNVDKAKKWLIIVTAVLVGVAVAFAGMIGFVGLVVPHLIRLVIGPDHRFLLPASALLGATLMVLADLCARIVISPAELPIGIVTALIGAPFFMFLLLQKRQTISG
- a CDS encoding Rieske (2Fe-2S) protein gives rise to the protein MIKLCHLDDINEGESRGFKSGEYNVFAVKKQGEVYLYHNSCPHLGISLEWMPDQFLDVEGSLIQCATHGALFLIESGECIAGPCQGDCLLPCPFSVQQDGQIYIQITT
- a CDS encoding ExbD/TolR family protein translates to MIQFSNDDDQSSGSFLPDLTSLLDVLFIVLVFFLLTANSAQLLLPIDLPAAASESLEPQKKPNPIEIAVLKDGTGWQIESATFTEWEALTKVLDEKLQQNKLDKVTVAADKQAQAEQLLKLLAYLQENEIAVADIVMQRE
- a CDS encoding heme/hemin ABC transporter substrate-binding protein, whose product is MKAKLTALILGIVFSTLSQAQQRIISAGGAMTELIYALDVQDDLIAVDTSSVYPKLANQLPKIGYHRSLSLEGVLSLKPTLLLGSEEMGPPNVIQQLQKLKVNVQQLPTAVTVEALKERIARVARLVGKDAQGQVLLAEINVSQQQLSEQLKAVEKPRKAVFLVQHSGRSPMVAGTDTSANTLMELAGLLNPAAKSIKGYRQLTSESLIVMAPEVIIVPDHMLKNNSSLEKLLALQPGLKETPAAKNNRIITVDSSLLVGGIGLRILAAAQKLAGEAYPELHSAIVQVP
- a CDS encoding TonB-dependent hemoglobin/transferrin/lactoferrin family receptor, giving the protein MPEQPFWQLTALASALAVSVSSWASQKVTFDEVVVTATRSETTAQKEPKSVDQVDSESISLQQPDSIADTVKHLSNVQVSAGPRKTSQRVNIRGLSERRIVQVIDGARQNFSDSGHRGLFFIEPELLKSVEVVKGASGSLWGSGAIGGAIGLTTIDADDILDPDENFAVKVKQAYQSADHDNRNNTTLAGRLGNTDYLLSTFYTDSNELRLGSGKDLENSASRHKGGLAKWRWHLSEDEMLKFTYHMNHIDEGVPSNPGVDISRSNPLVERKIEQNNWVVGYELNPEYNDWVNVNATLYHNYTKLNEFKKTGAPRHDSIRYSTTGLSLVNTSELSWVDWTYGLDYYQDRVEGKRNGADRPEFTDGRSTVWGVFTKLAIPLGDYWTIQPGLRFDQFDNRPDDSSVGKDQTENELSKSLAISYNLFEWLTLHALYDEAFRAPSLQELYVFGTHFHGNVFVPNPNLKPEEAKNKELSARFKFNDLLSQGDILSMRLTYFKNDVDNYIEQDVERFTTTFVNVRDAELNGYEFDSQYKMDDYGVNFSYGRTRGKDKDSGQYLQNIPADKTVVGLERYFLQGDVTAGVRVTHAKNQDQVPVGNSQSNYDGYTVTDVYLSWMPSQKKLEGLRVDFGIDNVTDRHYRTAFSQLDESGVNAKVAVSYKF